A genomic stretch from Fusarium musae strain F31 chromosome 9, whole genome shotgun sequence includes:
- a CDS encoding hypothetical protein (EggNog:ENOG41), with protein sequence MYMQNHRCKVTGSTSTKKLGKPKPPVYCRDNPTKCVPGPKQMMAWNQAEGNNVNPPNGKTPTYNQRMGFMDGAQDDIFVDI encoded by the exons ATGTACATGCAGAACCATCGCTGCAAAGTCACTGGAAGTACTtccaccaagaagctcggcaAGCCTAAGCCTCCTGTCTACTGCCGTGACAACCCTACCAAGTGTGTCCCTGGACCCAAGCAGATGATGGCATGGAACC AGGCTGAAGGCAACAACGTCAACCCCCCAAATGGCAAGACTCCTACTTACAACCAGCGAATGGGTTTCATGGATGGCGCTCAGGATGATATCTTTGTCGATATATAG
- the RRP3 gene encoding ribosomal RNA processing protein (EggNog:ENOG41), producing MFGAKRRKVAHDAPKKKKEVVAEKPARPEPESSEEEQSEEESATLEEPSAEEAVEDAPKKTFKDLGIVDALCEACEKLNYKYPTPIQEKSIPVALEGRDIIGLAETGSGKTAAFALPVLQALLDKPQPLFGLVLAPTRELATQIGQAFEALGSLISLRCAVIVGGLDMVPQAIALGKKPHIIVATPGRLVDHLEKTKGFSLRTLKYLIMDEADRLLDMDFGPSIDKILKFIPRERRTYLFSATISSKIESLQRASLRDPVRVSISSNKYQTVSTLLQHYIFIPHVRKDVYLIYLINEHVGKSTIIFTRTVWETQRISILLRTLGFGAIPLHGQLSQTSRLGALNKFRSGTRDILVATDVAARGLDIPSVDVVLNYDLPQDSKTYIHRVGRTARAGKSGIAISVVTQYDVEIFTRIEAALGKKLTEYPTEKEEVFTFQTRVEEAQRHARVEMKSFTEERGKKGSTLKGGRKKGGKRGRDDMDKEEG from the exons ATGTTCGGCGCAAAACGAAGAAAGGTCGCTCACGATgcgcccaagaagaagaaagaggtcGTTGCGGAGAAACCTGCTCGACCTGAGCCCGAATCTTCTGAGGAAGAGCAGTCTGAGGAAGAGTCCGCTACTCTAGAGGAGCCTTCTGCTGAGGAAGCAGTTGAAGATGCCCCCAAGAAAACCTTCAAAGATCTC GGCATCGTCGACGCTCTCTGCGAAGCTTGCGAAAAGCTCAACTACAAGTACCCCACGCCCATCCAAGAAAAGTCCATCCCCGTCGCTCTCGAAGGCCGTGATATTATCGGTCTCGCCGAAACAGGTAGTGGAAAGACAGCTGCCTTTGCTCTCCCCGTCCTCCAGGCCCTTCTAGACAAGCCTCAGCCTCTGTTCGGTCTCGTCCTCGCCCCGACTCGTGAACTGGCAACCCAGATCGGCCAAGCCTTCGAAGCTCTCGGATCGCTCATTTCTCTACGATGTGCTGTGATTGTCGGTGGATTGGACATGGTTCCCCAGGCCATCGCCCTCGGAAAGAAGCCTCATATCATTGTTGCGACACCTGGTCGTCTTGTGGACCATCTTGAAAAGACCAAGGGCTTTTCGCTGCGAACGCTCAAGTACTTGATCATGGACGAGGCCGATCGACTTCTGGATATGGACTTTGGACCTAGCATCGACAAGATTCTCAAGTTCATTCCCCGCGAGCGACGCACATACCTTTTCTCTGCGACAATCAGCTCCAAGATCGAGAGTCTGCAGCGTGCCAGTTTGAGGGATCCTGTTCGTGTGAGCATCAGCTCCAACAAGTACCAGACAGTCTCGACTCTGCTCCAGCACTATATCTTTATTCCTCATGTCCGCAAGGACGTCTATCTTATCTACCTGATCAACGAGCATGTTGGAAAATCCACAATCATCTTCACTCGAACAGTCTGGGAGACACAGCGTATTTCCATCCTGCTAAGGACCCTTGGATTCGGCGCCATTCCTCTGCACGGCCAGCTCTCTCAAACTTCCCGTCTAGGTGCCCTCAACAAGTTCCGCTCTGGCACACGAGATATCCTCGTTGCTACCGATGTCGCCGCCCGTGGTTTAGATATCCCCTCGGTCGACGTTGTTCTCAACTACGATCTCCCCCAGGACTCCAAGACATACATTCACAGAGTCGGACGAACAGCCCGTGCTGGAAAGTCTGGTATAGCCATCAGCGTTGTGACGCAGTACGACGTCGAGATCTTCACACGAATCGAGGCTGCTCtcggcaagaagctcacGGAGTATCCcaccgagaaggaggaggtttTCACTTTCCAGACCCGAGTTGAGGAGGCTCAACGCCACGCCAGGGTCGAGATGAAGTCCTTCACCGAAGAGAGGGGCAAGAAGGGCAGCACATTGAAAGGCGGACGCAAGAAGGGCGGCAAGCGGGGGAGAGACGACATGGACAAGGAGGAGGGTTAA
- a CDS encoding hypothetical protein (EggNog:ENOG41), with protein MFRIPARTLRIFGSSLKRAPIGVRFSSTQTSTSSNARYVWSSAAVIGTGTGFYLLSGKGTAKSLTNEVPSLKEFSSEDQIPINSSVKELMMEDADAKLREDAHTFVFDGNGGVKGRVDFVRLGSNNPIEDEWDLKIAKGVGGTNTLYAGVYDGHAGWATSKVLRTALVPYVSNALSSITPSSSNELVDDAIKKAFVRLDDRIFSNAQEAVESGQDQGSAPVIVAVAPAIAGSCALLTMYEPKTSTLRTAVAGDSRAVRGMWSPNTSKYAVDVLSKDQTGFNQDEVERLDKEHPGEIKDMINPASGRLFGMAITRAFGDHRWKWPEELIRKVKDDFYGTSPRPSAKTPPYMTARPEVTTRKIQTEDFVILASDGLWDMMSNEDAVSCVSRWLVAKKNGKPEPFKETKFETRLEEGWVATPEHQVIEDLDNAAVCLVKNALGGSRRGLFLGAMTTYPPMSRNVRDDMTVQVIFFKDPYEKN; from the exons ATGTTTCGCATACCAGCTAGAACTCTAAGGATTTTCGGTTCATCGCTCAAGCGAGCACCGATCGGCGTGCGCTTCTCGTCAACTCAGACATCAACGTCCAGCAACGCTCGTTATGTCTGGTCCTCGGCGGCAGTCATTGGCACCGGCACTGGCTTTTATCTCTTAAGCGGCAAAGGCACGGCAAAATCTTTGACGAATGAAGTCCCCAGTTTGAAGGAGTTCTCTTCGGAGGATCAAATCCCGATCAATTCATCTGTCAAAgaattgatgatggaggatgcAGATGCCAAGCTGCGTGAAGATGCTCACACTTTTGTCTTCGACGGCAACGGAGGTGTCAAAGGACGAGTGGACTTTGTTCGTCTCGGCAGCAATAATCCGATAGAAGACGAATGGGATCTCAAGATAGCCAAGGGTGTCGGCGGAACGAACACTCTGTATGCTGGAGTTTACGATGGGCATGC AGGATGGGCAACATCTAAAGTGTTGAGGACTGCTCTTGTCCCATACGTGTCGAATGCCTTGTCAAGCATCACACCCAGCAGCTCTAACGAGCTAGTAGACGATGCGATCAAGAAGGCATTCGTTCGTCTTGACGATCGTATTTTCAGCAACGCACAAGAAGCGGTCGAATCaggccaagaccaaggctCTGCACCCGTCATCGTCGCCGTTGCACCCGCTATAGCTGGATCCTGTGCCCTCCTAACAATGTATGAACCCAAGACCTCTACTCTACGCACCGCTGTCGCAGGCGACTCCCGTGCTGTTCGCGGCATGTGGTCTCCCAACACAAGCAAATACGCAGTCGATGTTCTGAGCAAAGACCAGACTGGCTTCAACCAGGACGAGGTTGAAAGGCTCGACAAGGAGCACCCTGGAGAGATCAAGGACATGATTAACCCCGCGTCCGGTCGACTCTTTGGGATGGCAATCACGAGAGCGTTTGGCGATCACAGATGGAAGTGGCCTGAAGAGCTCATTCGCAAAGTTAAGGACGATTTCTACGGTACTTCACCGCGACCAAGTGCCAAGACGCCGCCTTACATGACAGCCCGTCCGGAAGTAACAACACGCAAGATCCAGACGGAAGATTTCGTCATTCTCGCTTCCGACGGTCTCTGGGATATGATGAGCAACGAGGACGCCGTGTCGTGCGTGTCGCGCTGGTTAgtcgccaagaagaacggCAAGCCCGAACCCTTCAAGGAGACCAAGTTTGAGACAAGATTGGAAGAGGGATGGGTAGCTACACCAGAGCATCAGGTCATCGAGGATCTGGACAACGCGGCTGTCTGCTTGGTCAAGAATGCTCTTGGAGGATCAAGACGAGGATTGTTTCTGGGAGCAATGACGACGTATCCGCCCATGAGCCGGAATGTGAGGGATGACATGACCGTGCaggtcatcttcttcaaggatCCTTATGAGAAGAACTAG
- a CDS encoding hypothetical protein (EggNog:ENOG41~BUSCO:EOG09263NE7) encodes MARKRTKKRTHLGASNPDVDSAGHASAKDPKSMVIRIGAGEVGSSVSQLAADVRKVMEPGTAARLKERRGNRLKDYASMCGPLGVTHLMLFSRSESGNTNLRMALTPRGPTMNFRVEKYSLCKDVQRAQKHPKGGGKEFITPPLLVMNNFTRPDSTSKSKVPKHLESLATTVFQSLFPPINPQATPLKSIRRVLLLNREQSEEDDGTFIINFRHYAITTKSTTVSKPLRRLNAAEQFVTTKTSRKGKMPNLGKLEDVADFLIGGENGDGYMTDATSGSEMDTDAEVEILDSTTRKVLSAKARQAAAQNEAEPEAEEENVERRAVKLVELGPRMRLRLTKVEEGLADGKVMWHEYVHKSKEEIKELEKRWEKRHQEKEARKKEQKANVERKKAAKAKDGKKDDDKEDEFEYEYDSDMDVDEFDSEGLAGDAEFKVNEKMEEDGEWEDEQEEIANS; translated from the exons ATGGCGCGCAAACgaacaaagaagagaacCCACTTGGGTGCCAGCAATCCCGATGTTGACTCTGCCGGCCATGCTTCTGCGAAGGATCCCAAGAGCATGGTTATTCGAATTGGCGCTGGTGAAGTCGGTTCCAGCGTTAGCCAGCTTGCGGCCGATGTGCGAAAGGTCATGGAGCCTGGTACTGCGGCTCGATTGAAGGAGAGACGTGGGAACAGATTAAAGGATTACGCTTCCATGTGTGGTCCCTTGGGTGTCACTCACCTGATGCTGTTTTCGAGATCGGAGAGCGGAAACACCAATTTGCGAATGGCTTTGACGCCTCGAGGACCTACAATGAACTTTCGCGTGGAGAAATATTCGCTGTGCAAGGATGTCCAAAGAGCTCAGAAGCACCCCAAGGGTGGCGGCAAGGAATTCATCACTCCTCCTCTG CTGGTCATGAACAACTTTACCCGCCCAGACTCGACTAGCAAGTCGAAAGTTCCTAAGCACCTTGAATCGCTTGCCACGACCGTCTTCCAATCCCTCTTCCCTCCCATCAACCCCCAAGCTACACCGCTCAAGTCGATCCGACGAGTCCTGCTGCTGAACCGCGAGCAATCGGAGGAAGACGACGGtacattcatcatcaacttccgACACTATGCTATCACAACAAAATCCACCACAGTGTCCAAGCCTTTACGGAGATTAAACGCTGCTGAGCAATTCGTCACTACAAAGACAAGCCGGAAGGGCAAGATGCCTAATCTGGGTAAACTTGAGGATGTAGCGGATTTCTTGATCGGTGGTGAGAATGGCGATGGATATATGACGGATGCGACCAGCGGTAGTGAGATGGATACAGatgctgaggttgagatccTGGACTCTACAACTCGAAAGGTCTTGTCTGCAAAGGCTCGACAAGCAGCCGCCCAGAACGAAGCCGAGCCCGAGGCGGAAGAGGAGAACGTAGAGCGCCGCGCTGTCAAGCTTGTCGAACTCGGACCCCGAATGCGCCTCCGCCTAACCAAGGTCGAAGAGGGTCTTGCCGACGGAAAGGTCATGTGGCACGAGTACGTGCACAAGAGCaaggaagagatcaaggagctcgagaagcgatGGGAGAAGCGCCACCAAGAAAAGGAGGCGCGAAAGAAGGAGCAAAAGGCCAACGTTGAGCGCAAGAAGGCAGCCAAGGCCAAAGACGGCAAGAAGGATGACGACAAGGAGGACGAGTTTGAGTATGAGTACGATAGCGATATGGATGTGGATGAGTTTGACAGTGAGGGTCTGGCAGGTGATGCCGAGTTCAAGGTCaatgagaagatggaggaggatggagagTGGGAAGACGAGCAGGAGGAGATTGCCAATAGCTGA
- a CDS encoding hypothetical protein (CAZy:AA14), with product MYTSTLLLALVASASAHIASWNKGMYCKGGNDSSVDNANTNLAVNPLYDLPKSKWWMQADRGCDAVPPPKGEFLELPAGKSFMTELANNRAFTTLSYKGELTTEWQDGKNRSMPWRGPEGGCLMDGGDGSGGELHTKNIESTGGTAWAISYESDISKVTMDNLVVFSQFSFLSRDLVRRPSRYACMP from the exons ATGTATACTTCTACTCTTCTTCTCGCTCTCGTCGCTTCTGCGAGTGCTCACATTGCTTCTTGGAACAAGGGCATGTACTGCAAA GGTGGCAATGACTCTTCTGTTGACaatgccaacaccaacctcgCCGTGAACCCTCTCTACGATCTCCCCAAGTCCAAATGGTGGATGCAAGCCGACCGCGGGTGCGATGCCGTGCCTCCTCCTAAAGGCGAGTTCCTCGAGCTTCCAGCCGGTAAATCCTTCATGACGGAACTCGCCAACAACCGTGCCTTCACGACACTCTCTTACAAGGGAGAGTTGACTACAGAATGGCAAGATGGCAAGAACCGCTCTATGCCGTGGAGAGGTCCTGAAGGTGGCTGTCTCATGGACGGTGGTGATGGCTCGGGTGGAGAGTTGCACACCAAGAACATTGAGTCAACTGGTGGAACAGCCTGGGCCATCTCGTACGAGAGCGATATCAGCAAGGTCACCATGGATAACCTTGTTGTTTTCTCT CAGTTCTCCTTTCTTTCGCGAGACTTGGTACGACGTCCCAGCCGATATGCCTGCATGCCCTGA
- a CDS encoding hypothetical protein (EggNog:ENOG41) — MADYQAERTESTRRGQHESIEGLDTNPAETHCSSRQSLLDSDLPPKPSAERGCPSRRRFTLWQSIGLFSFLSLALGTAFTLASSGILIYLWRGADLSHDRKEPEFWTTIVTNGWAARVATICSAVIRTSIAVQVGIVAASLSAIVLETTGARFNDVPILSSERASKSGFINICPAVLRQTTGSPLSILNSFIIILGLTIMAVSTFISTILLSDFTTSKVASPSVTHDRAVASKHPADWRFNYKGPTYWGSKPSSQWRFAEDRIGKPRFGDTGDVYRAMLPFSEAASRTSLEAYDGPALVANVRTICRPPPLQNSSISAHGMISPHFGDAKDSVSAVLNTTGPSECMLYCRDKGRLTGWPVSLCDYSGSFMPQPELSIDSKTGRKHSFQQMLVVNATTNIAADGFRDTNGGPPPERLRNLAYEMSDVWTKAYDANGDHVMSATFCFVNTYPAQIYNVSMTGRHTTIEPSLNTSKVDGAHLQLGNGEDFAKRGILDIDIGPRLNVSSRLVDFVEGVPMEDGPSHDPYYRTLGLEHPSMSKTTWGMMSPAQEVEQGWSANQAHISLFQSIIQKTEDPAVAVQGLITRLYQMVYYNWLEEYDLKYPVSATRAEDRLIPTRWTGLIIVLVLVAVHLGLVFTTIILFVLKTKASALGNTWHTLAQTTQMTDSANGADMMLDDEVKKWAKVTGRDSDVCGIKKSGEDGKVEVQMLRTRS, encoded by the exons ATGGCTGACTACCAAGCGGAACGCACCGAATCCACGAG ACGAGGTCAACACGAATCAATCGAGGGTCTAGATACAAATCCAGCAGAGACTCATTGTAGCTCTCGCCAAAGCTTACTCGACTCAGACCTCCCTCCCAAACCCTCAGCCGAACGAGGATGCCCTTCGCGGCGGCGCTTCACTCTATGGCAGAGCATCggtctcttcagcttcctctCCCTCGCCCTTGGAACCGCTTTCACCCTTGCCTCAAGCGGCATCCTCATTTATCTCTGGCGTGGTGCTGATCTATCGCATGATCGCAAAGAACCTGAGTTCTGGACGACCATTGTCACAAACGGCTGGGCAGCCAGAGTCGCCACCATCTGCTCTGCGGTCATACGCACCTCGATCGCAGTCCAAGTCGGTATCGTTGCAGCCTCACTTTCTGCAATTGTCCTCGAGACTACAGGCGCTCGCTTCAATGACGTTCCAATCCTATCCTCAGAGAGAGCCTCAAAATCGGGCTTCATCAATATCTGTCCAGCAGTCCTTAGGCAAACGACAGGGAGTCCATTGAGCATCTTGAACTCGTTCATTATCATCTTGGGCCTGACTATCATGGCTGTCTCCACATTCATCTCTACTATCCTTCTCTCTGACTTTACTACATCAAAGGTCGCTTCCCCAAGCGTGACGCACGACCGGGCCGTCGCCTCCAAACACCCTGCCGATTGGCGCTTCAACTACAAAGGCCCTACGTACTGGGGATCTAAGCCATCTTCCCAATGGCGATTTGCAGAGGATCGAATTGGGAAACCTCGATTTGGCGACACCGGCGACGTTTATCGTGCCATGCTGCCGTTTTCGGAAGCGGCCTCGAGAACATCGCTCGAAGCGTACGACGGACCTGCTTTGGTTGCCAACGTTCGTACCATTTGTCGTCCCCCTCCGTTGCAGAATTCGAGTATTTCTGCTCACGGAATGATTAGTCCGCACTTCGGAGACGCGAAAGATAGTGTGTCAGCGGTCCTAAATACGACAGGGCCGTCTGAGTGTATGCTGTATTGTCGAGATAAGGGTAGATTGACAGGCTGGCCTGTGTCTCTGTGCGACTACTCCGGCTCTTTCATGCCACAGCCCGAACTTTCCATAGATTCCAAGACAGGAAGAAAACACAGCTTCCAGCAAATGCTCGTCGTCAATGCGACGACCAATATTGCTGCCGATGGGTTTAGGGATACCAATGGAGGACCCCCACCCGAGCGTCTACGGAACTTGGCTTATGAGATGAGCGATGTATGGACCAAAGCATACGATGCTAATGGGGATCATGTCATGAGTGCTACGTTCTGTTTCGTCAATACATATCCTGCGCAGATATATAACGTCAGCATGACCGGGCGCCATACCACCATAGAGCCGAGTCTCAATACCAGCAAGGTTGACGgtgctcatcttcaacttggGAACGGGGAAGACTTTGCAAAGCGCGGGATTCTCGACATCGATATCGGGCCGCGCCTGAACGTCAGTTCTCGTCTTGTAGACTTTGTCGAGGGCGTTCCAATGGAAGACGGACCAAGCCACGATCCATACTACAGAACTCTAGGGCTCGAACATCCATCAATGTCCAAAACGACTTGGGGTATGATGTCACCAGCACAGGAAGTTGAACAAGGATGGTCGGCGAATCAAGCACATATCTCGCTCTTTCAGAGTATTATACAGAAGACAGAAGATCCTGCCGTGGCGGTTCAAGGTCTGATTACTCGACTATATCAGATGGTCTATTACAACTGGCTCGAAGAATATGACCTCAAATACCCTGTGAGCGCTACACGTGCGGAGGATCGGCTTATACCGACCAGATGGACTGGACTTATCATtgttctcgttcttgtcgCAGTACATCTTGGGCTTGTCTTTACAACGATTATTCTCTTTGTGCTCAAGACAAAGGCTTCGGCGCTTGGGAACACTTGGCATACTCTTGCGCAGACAACGCAAATGACTGATAGCGCCAACGGGGCTGATATGATGTTGGATGACGAGGTAAAGAAGTGGGCGAAGGTAACTGGTAGGGACAGCGACGTCTGTGGTATCAAGAAGTCGGGTGAGGATGGCAAAGTTGAAGTTCAAAtgttgaggacgaggagctgA